From the genome of Podospora bellae-mahoneyi strain CBS 112042 chromosome 2, whole genome shotgun sequence:
CAACTGTCTCATAAACACTCGTGCAGTCACATTCGGACACTGGACTTGCCATCGGAGCCATGGAAggtttgttgttgccatGAAGGAGAGGTAGGTCCCAGTTTGAGCTCCCAAGACCACAAATTTGATCCTCCTCAATACAGCTGACTTGTAAGGGATATTCTGAAGCCTGTATTGCACAGTGTTCGCGTCGATGATCAAAAGAATTGTGTGGATCGGCCCATAGGAGATTTCGTGGCGTGGGTATGCCAGGCCCGATTTGGGATACATAGTCGCGTGAAGCTGAGTGTTTTCCCGGGGTGCTTCTCCGGATGGCGTGAAGGTTGCTCGCTCCAGTAAGTCGTTTGCTGGTCGGTTTGGGGGACGGTATGCTTCCTCCTGAATCTGATAAATGGTTAGCGCTGGGGTTTAGAAGTCCTAGACACGTTGCAAATGATAATGATGTCTTCTAACCGTAGGTTGAATGAAAGCAAAAGTGGATTCATCGATCTGGTAGTCTCGAAGCCAATCATATGAAGAAAAGTCAAGTAAAGCATCAATATCATTGTCGGTCCCACATGTCAAACCTGGATCTCCCGGGCTGGTCTCCATGATTGTTGTAAGCCGAGACGCAAAGTGAGTGCTACAGGTGACGGGAGTTCGGGTGAGTTTGGAAAGACGTCAGGAAGGCAATGAGGAACAATCTGGGCATTCATGTCGGTCAAGTTCATAATAAACAGACCCTACCTTGATCTTCAGAAACCAAGTGGCCAAGGTAAGGTAAGGCAAAACAAACGGGCAGCATTATGCTAACATTTGATTGGCCGAGGGTGCCCGTGGCTTGCTCGCTTCGACGGCCAGCGTCTCGGAGACTGCAGATATTCGTATAGAGGGGTCTCTGCCGTCGGGTTTCGCTTGCTGCACACATATGTACTGTTTTAACGACACAATCACCGTCGATCTTGTCACTGGCAagtttgttttttttccgATTAtcagtgatgatggtgctATTCTCGCCCTACCGTTATCGGTCTTTGCCGCATGATGACTCCATCCGAATTCTGCGGATCCATCCGAGCCCTCGCCGCGATGCGCCAATTCGATGAGACTGGACATCCGTCGTCTTTCTGAGCTGGCACCACCGTACGAAGCACTTTCATACGCTTGGGAGATGCATTAGACACAGTGCAGATATTCATCGGAGATACCGATGTCCAGCTTAAGGTCACTTGGAACTGTTTCAACGCGTTGAAAAACCTGCGACTTGCCCGACACCCCCCGCCCAATGTGGATTGACGCCATTTGCATCAACCGGGAAGATAACGAAGAAAGATCACATCAAGTCCGGATGATGGACCGGGTCTATGCCTCAGCCAGTCGCACCGTTGTTTACCTCGGAGAAGAGACATCTAGCAGTCGAACCGTTTTCAAAGATCTTACCCAGGCTGTTGATGGGCCCTTCAAACTCTTTGAGGATGGCACCTGAAGACCAGAACGCCCTAGTCAGGATGAGGGTGTGGTGGTAGATTTGGAAGAGCTGATTAACCGTTCATGGTTCTCTCGAATCTGGGTACAACAAGAGGTATATATGAGCGACAGAAAATCGGTCCTGGTAGTGTGTGGTTTAGATCACGCCTCGTGGGAGCTGCTTCATCGCTGTCTCTTCGGGTACAAAAAGTAGACCTTGGTAGTCAACCGATCTGCAGCTCCCGGTGTACTGACTTTATCCTCTTATAAAGAGAAGCTTCCCACCTGATGGAGTTTGTGGAGAGCCCTCGGCTCAACTAGATCGTGTCAAGCAACTGACCTCCGAGTCAAAGTATTTGCGCTAAAAGCCCTAATCCGTCCCGGGAGCATCAGTCTGGATCACATCATCGACTATGTTCGAAGTCTTGAATCAGTTTCGGCCGCAGTTGCAGAGTACTTACTACCACTCATAGGCTTAACGTTACTGTTGGCCGTCCGCCATCCCCATGGTCGCGTTGGTCTTGCCTCTTGGGTCCCCGACTGGTCTCAAACGCAGCCACTGTGAGGCTTGGATGCCTTTGGTATGGCCGTCCGAAAAGCCATgggcaacaacaaaaaaggaTTTGTTGACGAAAGGCCAAATGAGTTAGTACCTGGTACCTATCCAGTGCTCATCAACATGTTGAGGTACCTGTAAGGCTGAGTAACCCGAGCCAATCTTTGCTGCAGCTTTCATTACATCTTTTTTTCCAAGGCCCTAGAATATGACCCTGGAATTTTGTGTGTAGATGGTTGGCGTGCTGGGAGTATCACCGGACTGGGGGCAACGTTCCGTTTTTGTGACACAAAAGACACAAAGCAACAATTGGCACGCGTTCAGGAAGTTACACGGCGGCTAAagagggatgggatgatACCCGAGGGCTATATATTCTACCATCTCACATCAAGGATCATAACATCATATCATGTGGGTGTGCGTCCGTTGTTCATGTCTCTACCTCACAATCTAACTAACCAATAACACTAACCACTTCTTGCTTAGCATTCAACAATCTAGGCACGGTAGAAATGAGATAGCTTTTTACCAGAGGCCTTGTTTCGGcaggtgatgaggatgaactGGTACGTGTTACTCACTTACGTACCTGGCGAAACACGCCACCCCAAGCATATGCATCATTCTCGCATACCTTTCCCCTATTGTCGCCAGGTTGAAACCGCTACTGATATATGTTCCTTTAAACGGAATAGCATGTACCTTGATTGGTTTCCGGCCGAAGGAAACGTTCCTTCGTAGATAATCCCGGAGGCCACACGACACTTAAATGGCTGTAAGTTCTTCGTGATTGGGGAACGTCTTATTGGAATAGCACCCGAGGCTGCACAAGAGTAAGGTGTTCTTTTTATCATCAAGAAAACACATTGGCCATGTCTCTTACGACCAGCTCCGGGTGGGCGCTGGCAACTTGTCAGTGGAGATTGTTATGTCATGGAAttggaggaagaagttgggCATAAGGAACTTCAGTTTTCCGTCGGAGGAACATGGGATGGGTCGAAAAttgagggttggttggaCGAGTAGCCAGAAAAGTTGGAAGTCTGGTAGATTCCAAAATAACTGGGAGCACATCACCTTTTGACGGAGTTCTGGGTGAAGGAGTTGCAAAAATGCCCCGGAGCTGTAGCTTTCAGAGTGTGAGGCGGTGGACTGTCCCACTTTTTAGAGGTATTCAGGGGCTGATATCAACGTCAAGAGATTCGCTCGGTACTATATTGGTGCTAACGTGCTTGCGTTCCGGAACCGGAAGCTACTACCTTCTCTAAACTGTTTGCCATTTCGCTTCGGATTGCATCATTGGGAGTCGCTGTCCGCCATGAACACCAAGACAACTGGCAGCTATATGATCTCAACAGCCAGGGTCATATCTTTGCGCATTCTGAGAACTTAACGTGTCCTCCAAGGATGGAAAGAACACCAGACTTTTCGACAATCCCTGTCATTGATCTGTCCCGCTGTTATGATCCAAGCACAAGGCCTAAGCTTTTAGCCGATCTTCGACATACGTTGACCGACGTGGGGTTTCTGTACCTCATCAATCACCGTCTTTCTGACGTTACCAATGCAATCATTGACATTCTGCCACagctttttgctctttcGCCTGAGCAAAAGTGTGAAGTAGCACTTATAAACTCACCCCATTTTCTTGGCTACAGCGGTGAAGCAACCGAGACAACAGCAGGCCAACCTGATATGAGGGAGCAGTTTGAGTTTGCAACGGCGTCATCCGATGTCTGGGAAGATGGAGGTAGAAAGGGTCCATTATTCCAACGACTTCAGGGCCCTAACCAGGTACGTAGTCTGCCAGGTGAAATCTTCATTGTACCTTAGTAACAAGACTTCAAAGTGGCCCAGAGTCTCATCCAAAATTAGAGGAGCCATAACCTCGTACATATCCTCTCTCTCAGACCTATCCATAACCTTTCTGTCATTGGTTGCTGAAGCTCTCAATCTCTCGCCCGATAGCTTTGGTCACTTCCTCTCAAACTTCAACCGTCTCAAACTCATCAGATACCCCCCGCCTACTTCGACCAGGGATACCAAAACCCAAGGTGTAGGCCCCCACAAAGATTCCTCAGGCTGGTTCACGTTCCTTCTCCAAGCCTCTGGGCCAGATGTCAAAGGCCTTCAAGTCTTGAACAAAAATGGCGACTGGATCGACGTCGCACCGATCGAGGGAAGCCTCGTGGTGAACATTGGCCAGGCCTTCGAAGTAGTCACGCACGGTGTATGCAAAGCCACAGTTCACCGTGTCATTCTGGACGGGCTGAGAGAAGATAGATACAGCGCCGCATTCTTTCAGGGGATCAGAGGGAGCCTGACCAGGACGGAGGCGACAGAGACATTGAGACATCACTTTGAAGGATGGGACGCAAAGGGCAAGCCTGCAGCGATCGCAGCACAAGACGTTGAGTCGCCCTTTTTGAGGGGAAAATATGAAACGTGGGGGGAGAGCCAGCTAAGAACGAAAGTTAGGAGTCATCAGGatgttgggaggaggtggtatCAGGAAGTTTGGGATGGATACATGGAGGATGTATAAAGAAGCTTCAGGAGAGTCATTATTCCTACCAGGTATTTATATTCCCCAATCGATATCTGGTATACCACGTAAAGCCATAGAGGCTCGATCACGTCTTGTATAGACAAGTCCAAAAACCAAAAGCAAAATCCCATACCCACATCTCAGCTATTACTGAATAGGTAACTACCTCCTTCTTAACCGGCTTTGCCAGTAACCAAGAGTCTTCATCCGCTTTTCAATCCTctttccaactcctcctcccattctGGGTATTCGTCATCGCCACGCTCTTGAGATCTGGCGTCCTCCATCGTGTCTGAGAAAATGTCCCTCGCAATACAAAGCGGGCATGCAACCCGATAGCCGCACCCTACCCTCTCAAAATACCAAACATGTCTCGCCGGGCCCGGGCATCGACCACCGGGGCATATAaatcttcctccaccacataCCCAGCAGTTTCCATTATCCACCCACGAAATGACATCAGGTACGTTGAGGTCGAATACAGACCCGATAGGGCAGAAGTTGAGCTGGGGCTGATGCTGACATCAAAAATTTGATCTGGAAGCTCAACAAGTGTAGGAAtcctggtggtggaggcggagggtaAACCAGCAGGTAATAGTCCACTGGAAACAGTGGTAATGGGAGACGCCATTCAGAATTGTCATCGGCCTGAGAAAGAGGCGGTcagaccctaacccttgcCCACTCAtctgtttgttttgttggctTACATAACGAAGGCCATTGGTGCACTTCACAAATTTTGGGTACACTGCCCCACAGCACATATCATGACATGTCACTCACTGTTCAGGTTCGCATATTCATAATCCAAAAACTGCCTCACGATGATCAGTcaagcaccctccccatctggGACTCAACCACATctcatccccccacccacaccagtcatcaccacctccacatcCGGGAACATTCGTCATGAATGGCCCGCAATAGGACTCACCCTCGTCCACGAATTCATCTCCCCAGCCGAAGAACAAGAGATGATCTCTGCCTTCCacgccatctcccccctaAGCCCGGCCGATTCAAAAAGACGAATAAGCCAACATTTCGGTCACCACTTCGATTACACCACCTTTGGAATCGACGAGTCAAAGCACAGCCCTGTCCCAGCTTATATCACAAACTTTCTCGACAGGCTACCGGTCGACACTGATGGGAAGGAAGCAGGACGAAAGCCGGACCAGTTCACCGTGCAATACTACCCTCCAGGCGCCGGCATCCCGCCACACGTGGATACCCACAGCATGTTCGGGGAGGCGCTGTACAGCCTGAGTTTTGGGAGTGGAGTGCCGATGATTTTCAGGATGAGCGGGGAGAACgaggcgaggaagttgaGGCTGCCCAAGAGGTCACTGCAGGAGTCTTCAGATGGTAATGTAAATGGGAAAGTGGGGGGGGAGATACTTGACAAAGCTGAAGGAGTCGTTGTACACCCGGCTTGGGAGCTTATGCTGCCGGCGAGGTCACTTCTTGTCATGAGGGGGGCTTCGAGGTATGGGTATACGCATGGGATTCGACCTAGGAAAACGGATGCGGTGGATGGAATCACGGTaaaaagggaagggaggtATTCAATAACCATGAGGAGTGTCAGGAGGGGTGAGGAGATTGGCTGTGACTGCCTGTTTCCAGGGGTTTGCGACGCCCGTGTGAGACAAGAGCAGGAAGCTGCGTTAAGGGCTGGGGGTATCAAAAAGGCAGAAACCCAATAAGGATCACCAATAAAGTATTCACCGGCCAGTCACGACCGGCAAACGGACCCAATCCAATGGAAGATGCAAGACAAATGCTGCTATTGTCATTCGTGGGAGAGTCTTGGCAAGGATTGGCAGATACCCTTGATACATCCAATTCACAAACGGCCCTCAATCGTCCTGGTAAG
Proteins encoded in this window:
- a CDS encoding hypothetical protein (EggNog:ENOG503NW5I; COG:Q) — encoded protein: MERTPDFSTIPVIDLSRCYDPSTRPKLLADLRHTLTDVGFLYLINHRLSDVTNAIIDILPQLFALSPEQKCEVALINSPHFLGYSGEATETTAGQPDMREQFEFATASSDVWEDGGRKGPLFQRLQGPNQWPRVSSKIRGAITSYISSLSDLSITFLSLVAEALNLSPDSFGHFLSNFNRLKLIRYPPPTSTRDTKTQGVGPHKDSSGWFTFLLQASGPDVKGLQVLNKNGDWIDVAPIEGSLVVNIGQAFEVVTHGVCKATVHRVILDGLREDRYSAAFFQGIRGSLTRTEATETLRHHFEGWDAKGKPAAIAAQDVESPFLRGKYETWGESQLRTKVRSHQDVGRRWYQEVWDGYMEDV
- a CDS encoding hypothetical protein (COG:L; EggNog:ENOG503P7Z4) — translated: MISQAPSPSGTQPHLIPPPTPVITTSTSGNIRHEWPAIGLTLVHEFISPAEEQEMISAFHAISPLSPADSKRRISQHFGHHFDYTTFGIDESKHSPVPAYITNFLDRLPVDTDGKEAGRKPDQFTVQYYPPGAGIPPHVDTHSMFGEALYSLSFGSGVPMIFRMSGENEARKLRLPKRSLQESSDGNVNGKVGGEILDKAEGVVVHPAWELMLPARSLLVMRGASRYGYTHGIRPRKTDAVDGITVKREGRYSITMRSVRRGEEIGCDCLFPGVCDARVRQEQEAALRAGGIKKAETQ